The following nucleotide sequence is from Solanum dulcamara chromosome 7, daSolDulc1.2, whole genome shotgun sequence.
tatttaatggatgttgatattattgtttttattctttttgattATGTAGGATATACTAAAGCTAGGTTGATTCACTTGtcattaactttagtattactattttattttttatattatcatgtgtttaagttaattgataaaatcttctcacttatttttttgtcatattgtacctttatttttgtgggtGTTGGTGCTTGATGATGTAAATATTCActagttgttttttttttcttttgttattttgtttatgttactatttttttttgttgaattattgttgttggtttgaattttacatcttttatctagtgtatttcttattatgttattaattacgcTATTATTGTTTCACTTTTCAAATATCCTATATGTTGTCTCTATTATGTCGATTGTTTCATCAATTATTGGTTGTCATGACTTTCACGccattttattgaaataattttattatttttaattattattgtaattcatCATATTAAATAGAGATTACACCTAATaggtcgatgaagaaattaccgtcgatttccaaggccttccatgtttataagacggattttatttttagttattattattattattattattattatcatcatcatcatcatcatcatcatatttattCCTTAATAACACTTCTATTAAGTCTTTTACACGTACTCGAAATTTGATTCCTGAGAAAGCTATTCGAATTAAGTTCGAATAAtatgtttaatttattattgtgtatattattgacgttaggcaAACATTAGGCCGTtccttatattattattttaatttattctttatgtatatttcattacatatttgcgcaatattttcatctcctcaatttaaaaGTTGAGTTTAACTGGGACCTGCAGTTGTGAATTTCGAAGGATGCAGATACCTTccctttgaaataacttgaaccacttacttaggatccattgaatttgtagacatttttaaataattgattgatttctaattatcctaaaattatggtgactccttaaattaaactattttcttttaaaatctcttttgaacaattgaattgattttttttacgAATCACCATGACGTTCTAATAGGAATGTAACACTTATTACAGTTACGCCTCTGAGCTTActataaaatagaattctattttttgtagtatatatacacacatattttaaaattattttgataataatttattcattattaatattttaccaagTGTCTGTACATGTATTCGGAGATATTTTCTGcaaataatattcaaaattatttttcatttcatatgataaaagaattctttgttcatatgaataaaaggctattcttttaatattgcataaaaactaccttttttatatacatatacctttctcatatttttctacacataattggtgataatatactttacttacttagaacatactttttttttatacatatattcttatacaattttagtgtatatatttttatatatatgtttgttatacttgcaaataataattttatctcctccctttttgatgaattaagtctagctgggtaccacattttgtggatttcgaaggatgcctaacaccttccttttggaataatgtaaactcttacctagaatctaaactgATTTTTTGCAGATTAAAACGTGAGTCATAcaggtcatgcatcaaataggttttccttattttccttaataaattaggtggcgactctatacaataatCAATCTTTTTTCAGAGTTCATAGCATTGATGGAACGGGATCGCATCCCGGGCTCGATCTGGTTTAGtatcaaggtgttgtgctttatctaacctcgattaaaaatagggcataacaaTCATGACTAGAGAAGAATAAATGAATTTTCAATCTCGAAATTTtagtaaaaatacaaaaaatcaaTAGGGAACGATAGTTTCGAAACAGTGGACGCCGTCGAATTCCAGTGCAAACCTCTGCCTCTTTTGCTGCTGTTGCCGCGAAGATGACGGCGGCGTTGCCTCTCCGGCCTTCTTCAGAACACCAGTCGAAGAAGTAGACAGCGGAGAAGCAACGGCTTTGTGATCTGATACAAGAGTCCCAATCCCTTGTTGTTGTTTTGTCTCAGTACTAGATGCCTTAGAAAAACTC
It contains:
- the LOC129895357 gene encoding uncharacterized protein LOC129895357; the protein is MMMSIFSSFDALSAELFGQKLSFSKASSTETKQQQGIGTLVSDHKAVASPLSTSSTGVLKKAGEATPPSSSRQQQQKRQRFALEFDGVHCFETIVPY